In the Populus trichocarpa isolate Nisqually-1 chromosome 1, P.trichocarpa_v4.1, whole genome shotgun sequence genome, ATGTGATGGAGGCCAAGGTGGTTGTGAGTTCCTGTGGCCATGATGGACCATTTGGTGCTACTGGGGTCAAGAGGCTTAAAAGCATTGGCATGATTGTTAGTGTGCCAGGAATGAATGCCCTTGACATGAATGCAGCTGAAGATGCCATTGAGAGGCTTCCTAGGGAGATTGTGCCTGGAATGATTGTCACTGGCATGGAAGTTGCTGAGATTGATGGCTCTCCATGAACGGTAACCTTTAATTTCCCTTTATTTCAAATGTTGTCGGGATTTTAATGATCAACTGAGATTGCCCTCGTTTACTCTTTAACTTATGAGCTACATAATCAATATCTGCAACTAAAATTGTTAACAGACTTGCATCATGCTCAACCTTCATCTTTATTGTTTATTGCCAAAAAAGCTCAATTTCTGTCTCTatgaattattgtttattttacttaaaGCTGGTTGAACCATCACTTTCTGAAGCTGTGTAACTGAGAATTCAGGTGACCTTCACTAATGTAGGTTGTGCAGCCATATCTGTATTTTGCACTTTCTTTATACTGCAGTAATCAGGACTTCTTTGTCACGGGCCACATTTCCAGTCCATTCTATGATCTTGAAGTGTGGCCTTCGATTATATACATCCATTAGTGGATAGATAGATTGGACTTTTCATAATGGTCCTCTCAAATCATAGAGGATGGGTACTGAAATATCTTGTCTTGAGGGACCACCGTGTTATTTTCCTGATATAATTTCTGGGACCATGAAATGAGAAAGTGAAAAAGGTCATGGCTACAAGTTTTGGCTAGAGCATTTGACAAAATAGCAATGTTTTGAGATATTTACGGTTGATGTGGTGCATGCATGGAGGGTTTTGCTAATAATCTTGGTGTCTTGGTGCTGTTGTTCAAGCCTGGTTGGAATTGACACAATAGGTCAATCACGATGGAAAAAAATGATCTAGGATTTGATTTCAAGAACGAGAACTTCTCTGGCAGTTGTTGCTAGTCTTTCAGCCTCTGATACTGGTATTGTTCAGCCATTAAAGAGGTTTCCCATCATGGATCTTTTGCAGGGACCGGAAACAATTGGAAAGTTCAGTAGGCAATGTTGAGGCCGAAGTGGTAGAGGTATAGATGGAAGTGGGACTATACCACAGTTCAAGAAGCTGTGAGCTCGGCTCCAGATAAAAGTAAAAGACGGTTTGTGATATATGTGAAAAGCTGGAATTATGAGGAGAAAGTGGAAGTTgcaaagaagaacaaaaatgttATGATTGCTGGTGAAGGTAGGGATTTCACCATCGTAACTGGTAGCCTCGGTGTCTTGGATGGATCTCCAACCTTTAGATCTGCTAGCTTGGTAACAACCCTCTGTTTTCCtactatttttgttgttgtttaagCATTTGTTTATGCGGCAGTATTGTTAGGCATTGCAAATATTCCAAAATTAACTCTTTAATTAAGCATTTATTTTGGTCTAAGCTAgacaatatttgaaaattttgttccaAAATATAGGACCAGAAAAGCACCAAGCTGTGGCTCTCATTGCAAGGAAGCCTATGGCAAACCAAAAGAACATGGTCACTGCACAAGGTAGGATTGATCCAAATCAAAATACTGGGATCTCAATCCAGAACTGTATCATTATTCCAAACCCTGATCTTGAATTAGGGCAGAAAAAGTTCCTACGTACTGTAGTTATGCAATCTTATACTGGGGGACATATTAATCGTACTGTTTGGGCAGAATGGAGCAAGGATTTTGCATTAAAAACATTGTATTATGGCTAGTCTTCAAATAGAGAGCCAGGTGCAGGTGTCAGCAAGAGAGTGAATCGGCCTGGATATCATGTCATTACTGATCCAAATGAGGCCAGGCAATTCACTGTGGCAGAGCTGATACAAGGAGAAGCCTGGCTAGAATCCactggagtttttttttactcaaggACTGTAATATAGGAATAGCATGCACCCCCCTCATGGATTCAAGTAGCATGTGTTGTTGTGTCATGCCCTGCATTCTAGAGTACTAAGTGCGAGACATCATTTGCTCATGTTTCGACCTTTCCGtaaataaaagttgaataaaTAAAACTGGTGGATCAATTAATCTGTGCTCAGACCCTATGGGAGTTGGTATCTGAAAGCTAGTTCTGGTTTGCTCCTAAAAATTTTACCTCCACCAGCTCCTTCAACAGCTTTTTGAAATCATCATCCCCGTTGCCTCTACAAGGAATGATTTGCAATTCTGAGCAGAGTGCCATAACTTTATAAGGACTCAAATGCCTGAGAATTTCAGGGTCTCTATCATAATCCTGGTAATTCAatggagaaaaataataaatacacacAAAGTAATGAGCTGTTTTCTTAAAATtcctatttaaataatttacatCTTCAATGGCCCAGGATTTTGCAGTCAATTCAGTTTTAATATGGTCTAAAATTTGCACAAGCATTCTCATCAGGAAAGAAAACTAGGTATGCTTATTTCCATTTAAAGGGAAGGTGTCCTGCCAGTGAAAGTAAATAAACTGCAAATTACATGTACCATAAATCGGACATGCATGTAAAATGAAGTCAAGTAGCATATGTACCTTTAGTGTTCCTAAATAAGCTAGGGACAAAAAGATATAGCAGTGTTGCAATCAAGCACAGCTAGCTTGGAACCACCAACCAAGAACAATAAATACCTACTCACCTTCTCTGTTATGACAACAACTGGCATGGAGCCAAACTTATCCTCCAGCTCTTTGAGTTTCATTCTGATTATCTCAATATCCTAGATTAAGTGACAAAAGGACAATAAGATTGACATATC is a window encoding:
- the LOC18095914 gene encoding pectinesterase 3-like, giving the protein MEGFANNLGVLVLLFKPVVASLSASDTGIVQPLKRWKWDYTTVQEAVSSAPDKSKRRFVIYVKSWNYEEKVEVAKKNKNVMIAGEGPEKHQAVALIARKPMANQKNMVTAQGRIDPNQNTGISIQNCIIIPNPDLELGQKKFLRTVVMQSYTGGHINRTVWAEWSKDFALKTLYYG